One Zootoca vivipara chromosome 9, rZooViv1.1, whole genome shotgun sequence DNA window includes the following coding sequences:
- the ZNF518B gene encoding zinc finger protein 518B — MELEAHNIKYEGDSLDGPVISSVFSLSSGAVNIPEGIKWDDTLQKKRSTSLLCRKIAQLMSAVESNVKSQLAASLRHSNSQASKEKALLPEKKSEKTSSNMISEQELVPSPRRPKDTTFSNEFSNKQEQQLETLKKAKTKTRVITKTNTVSPAFIPQGTLLRVLNCSSSGAPTEKQNGNEMSPSPSRYCNKMFIPRPVPCCVSARLDKGPTLSAENEVHEVSRNLCESHSQTCRSLSSVPSYGQQNGILSCHKGSSPSGLSKRAMKGEDPPNKAKRAHAANSLPRKRLSAQEKCFLEVVPAHMRCLRLVAFKSDQLIKCPHPNQPVVVLNHPDVESPEIINIMKVINKYKGNVLKAVLSERTISCLGVKRHYKRLTFQTFGRSAQVKQQKKVRTKRKKGHKNNCKEAEATKQMFKCLFCSRVYAEQEEWISHGQKHLLEATKGWDILSFSLESGK, encoded by the coding sequence atggaATTGGAAGCACACAATATAAAATATGAAGGTGATTCATTAGATGGTCCGGTGATCTCATCTGTCTTTTCCCTCAGCTCTGGCGCTGTAAATATCCCGGAAGGAATTAAGTGGGATGATACATTACAGAAGAAAAGGTCCACGTCGTTGTTGTGCCGAAAGATTGCTCAGCTGATGTCTGCTGTTGAATCGAATGTGAAATCTCAATTAGCTGCTTCATTAAGACACAGTAACAGCCAAGCCTCTAAGGAGAAAGCGTTATTGCCAGAAAAAAAGAGTGAGAAAACTAGCTCAAATATGATATCTGAACAAGAGCTTGTGCCTTCTCCTCGGAGACCGAAGGACACCACTTTTTCTAATGAGTTTTCTAATAAGCAAGAACAACAATTGGAAACACTTAAAAAGGCTAAAACTAAAACCAGGGtgattacaaaaacaaacactgtTTCTCCAGCTTTCATTCCTCAAGGAACTCTACTGAGAGTGCTAAACTGCAGTAGTTCTGGAGCCccaactgaaaaacaaaatgggaatGAAATGTCACCATCCCCTTCTCGATATTGCAACAAAATGTTTATCCCAAGGCCAGTTCCTTGCTGTGTTTCTGCCAGACTTGACAAAGGTCCAACTTTGTCCGCTGAGAATGAAGTTCATGAGGTTTCTAGAAATCTGTGTGAGTCACATAGTCAAACCTGCCGCTCTCTTAGTTCTGTGCCAAGTTACGGCCAACAAAATGGTATTTTGTCATGTCACAAAGGCAGCAGCCCAAGTGGGTTAAGTAAAAGGGCCATGAAAGGTGAAGATCCCCCAAACAAAGCTAAGCGAGCACATGCTGCAAACAGTTTGCCCCGGAAGAGACTATCGGCTCAAGAGAAATGCTTCCTTGAAGTGGTGCCTGCTCACATGAGATGCCTTAGACTTGTAGCATTCAAAAGTGATCAGCTAATAAAATGCCCTCATCCTAACCAGCCAGTAGTTGTCTTAAACCACCCTGATGTTGAGTCACCAGAAATAATTAATATCATGAAGGTTATTAATAAGTACAAAGGCAATGTCCTGAAAGCAGTTTTATCAGAAAGAACTATTAGTTGCCTCGGTGTGAAACGGCATTATAAAAGACTGACTTTTCAGACTTTTGGTAGATCAGCTCAAGTGAAACAACAGAAAAAAGTAAGAACGAAAAGAAAGAAGGGGCACAAAAATAACTGCAAGGAGGCGGAAGCaacaaaacaaatgtttaaatgtttgttttgtagTAGGGTGTATGCTGAgcaagaagaatggataagtcACGGGCAGAaacatttgctggaagccacaaaagGGTGGGACATCCTTTCATTTTCATTAGAAAGTGGAAAGTGA